A window of Quercus robur chromosome 12, dhQueRobu3.1, whole genome shotgun sequence genomic DNA:
ACTCAACCCCAAGCTGGGGGTTGGGTACTTAGTTTGGCTTTTCCAAATAATTAAttctttctcatgcttttccAGTCTATTACATGTTCATTGCATTCTTGAAACCAATCACCAATGATATATATCCACATATCCACGTACAACTTGAAGCAATGGACCAAAAACGAGGAACACAGTTAAAAAATAGTATACAAACTAGGGTACGAATGAGAAACGCTACCTGAAAGTGTCTTAAGGTTgggaaaagcaaataaaaaattgacatgttaccattttattagtttaattcTATAGTTCTTAGTGCGTTAAAATATCTTTGCAATATTCTAATGTTCTATTTGCTTGAACCATGTGGTTTATATTACAGCTTCGTGTCAATTTGCCATGCCCAATAATGTCCGATCCTCACTGCGTCGATTAACGACAAGTGTTGGTCAACCAAATGTGAAAGAAAATGGGCAGGAATTTGTTCGgtacaaaagtaaaaaagataGCCCCACAACGAACTTTAACATGATTCCCATGCCATAGGGGTGTCtaattcttttagctttcacatataataaataacaacaaagaggaaaagcttgaagaaacaGTAGTCTTCATCCAATAATGTTTCCTTACCACCAAAGCGATTAGGTGGTGTGGCAATTCTCATCCATTCCCCACCAAGAAGATCGAATGCCACAATATCAAGTACCGGATCAATGCCTCACGCATCAAATATTAGAGAATGATGAAGCAAatactattattaataagaagATCATGCGTAGGGACACTGaaagacaaagaagaaagaaaatggccATTCTTAATGCATCACTTTGGTCACTGCTCCCTATGGAAATGATTAAGGTTAGGATTCATGAACCTTCATTTAATTTTCTTCCTTCATATGTTACATAACTTATAGAATTTCAATGTTCTGTCAAGAAATGGCTATGTATCCTTATTTTCTTGCTTTGCATAATTGTTGTTTTGGTGGGTTTTTAGGGGAAGCGCTCGGTATCTGATCACACAAACGAGGCCATGAACTATATTACATACCTGAAGAATAAGATCCAAGAATTGAGTGTGAGGAGGAATGAGCTtaaaaatttatctaatttgAGTGTTGTAGTCCAACCTTGTTGTGATGGGGTGCAAATTTTAGTAACAACCAATGTCAATGAAGGTTTGCTTCTATCGGAAGTGCTTGAAATCTTGCTCAGAGAAGGACTTGATGTAGTTCACTGTTTTTCGAGTAGAGAAAATGAAAGGTTAATTTACTCTATTCAATCCAAGGTACGTACGTTTGataataattcatttatttcTAGGTTTAGGGTTCCCATGAAATTAGGAAATTCTGCCTGAGTTTGTCCAATTTGAATTACAGGGCAATGATTTGGGATGCCTTGATCTATCTGGGCTGCAACAGAAATTGAATGATCTTATCTTATCATCGAGATACATCTGAAAGTGACATTGTATCCACTGGCTGAGAACCACTCCCTTGATCTGAACCCTAAACTTGGTTAACTCATTgaaagtatttgaattttcacatctttttaagggtttttcttttgtgaagaaattcaaTGGAATCTTTAAATTAAGTTGGAGATATCTTGTAAAACTTTTTAGAAACTGTTTCTAGAGGAATAGTTCAGCTTCATCTAGAAAATATGCAGTTGGCATAATAATTAATTAGCTTATTGGCTATCATTTCAAGAGCTCACTCGCTATTGCATGcatgttaattattttttctcagtTTATGTTCGCTAAAATGGCCATGTTTTATTATGTAATTGGTATACAAACATATAGCGAATAGACCTTATTGGAAACTCAAATCATAACTTGCATAGTACTTCATTAGATGGTAAGTTGATATTATTGTTAACGATCTTTCTATTGGGTGTACGGATACAAAGTCCAGCCCACACAAGACAAGTTTATAAGTTAGTGGCCCACATCACCGGCAAAAGTAGACCTAATGCTTTTTGCATTTGACAAACGAGTGCTTATTTGCTCGGGAGAAAACAAAAGGTCACTGGGGTTTCTAATATTAACAGAATTTATTTGTGGTTTTAGAGTGccatcaggaaaaaaaatagtgtggTGCGTTTGAGAGgacaaagaaaataagaactAGTTTTTTTAGTTGTCACTTGTCACAcacccaaggaaaaaaaattaagggtttCTCTAAGGAGAGATTTTTGAGAGCTACAATTACATAGAGTTGTAGTACTTAAATTTGTGAAAGAGAGGAGTTCCAAAAATTCCTTTCTTGACTTTGCAATTACTTTAAAGTTTCACGATGAGCACAAGGTGCTAACATGTGCCTGAGTCCTCTATAGCTCTACTGCAAGTGCTAGCTTCTACATGAGCCCTCCTCAACCCTTGTGTCTCTCTCGCCGCCCTGAATGGTGTTTTTCTCCATCTTTGTTGTGGATACTTGCCAGCCTAGATCCGCTGTGTCTTGTCCACCGGTGGCAGCTGAGCCACCCTAAAAACCCTTAAAGGG
This region includes:
- the LOC126710263 gene encoding transcription factor bHLH126-like; translation: MPQYQVPDQCLTHQILENDEANTIINKKIMRRDTERQRRKKMAILNASLWSLLPMEMIKGKRSVSDHTNEAMNYITYLKNKIQELSVRRNELKNLSNLSVVVQPCCDGVQILVTTNVNEGLLLSEVLEILLREGLDVVHCFSSRENERLIYSIQSKGNDLGCLDLSGLQQKLNDLILSSRYI